A part of Thermocrinis albus DSM 14484 genomic DNA contains:
- a CDS encoding uroporphyrinogen-III synthase — translation MRVLITRPHEEAQKDRKLLEREGFSVEVLPLIRTVPLDFTVPDEEFQFVVFASPRAVEYLLKKWRPKGGEKLVAVGEKTKRKLESMGLKVWAVPQENTARGLVELLRGHSGKVLLPRSASGREELIEGLKGGNLLLFPLDVYKTEIILYEKGKVSRALERNHVVYLASPSAVQGLLANLQKDQSLHLLKDKKVVCIGKTTKEEWQKETGLPALVLPKPSTEALIELLKNLV, via the coding sequence ATGCGTGTTCTCATCACGCGCCCCCACGAAGAGGCTCAGAAGGACAGAAAGCTTTTGGAAAGGGAGGGTTTTTCAGTAGAGGTTCTACCTCTGATACGCACGGTTCCTCTGGACTTTACAGTTCCGGATGAGGAGTTCCAGTTTGTGGTGTTTGCCAGTCCGAGAGCTGTGGAGTACCTTCTGAAAAAGTGGAGACCTAAAGGTGGCGAGAAACTGGTGGCGGTAGGAGAGAAAACCAAGAGAAAACTGGAGAGTATGGGGCTGAAGGTATGGGCGGTGCCTCAGGAAAACACAGCGCGCGGTCTTGTGGAACTTCTGAGAGGTCACAGTGGTAAGGTATTACTACCTAGATCCGCATCAGGGCGGGAGGAACTTATAGAAGGTTTGAAGGGAGGGAACCTCCTCCTCTTTCCTTTGGATGTGTACAAAACAGAGATAATCCTTTACGAAAAGGGGAAGGTCTCAAGAGCTCTGGAAAGAAACCATGTGGTGTATCTTGCCAGTCCTTCCGCAGTGCAGGGACTTTTGGCAAATTTGCAAAAGGACCAAAGTCTACACCTTCTCAAAGACAAAAAGGTGGTGTGTATTGGAAAAACTACAAAAGAAGAGTGGCAGAAGGAGACCGGTCTGCCCGCCTTAGTCCTCCCCAAACCCTCTACAGAAGCCCTCATAGAACTTCTGAAGAATTTGGTATAA
- the lpxC gene encoding UDP-3-O-acyl-N-acetylglucosamine deacetylase, with protein MRQRTIKESIVFEGVGLHTGEHCKILLHPEKENTGVRFLVKGKYIPALYTHVVSTDHSTDLGDGSREVKTVEHLMAVLYLLGIDNVTVEVQKGQEVPAMDGSGFYFYKHLKTAVVDLNADKKVLYVKRIIRVDNCCASVWVQPDEDFRAVYVGYLEGFFDERSVEFDGNIRDIVFARTFCYDHHLPLLRRKGLARGGSLKNAVLLGKGFVYNREGLRSEDEPLRHKLLDLIGDVALIGRRLIGKVVSVRGGHTLNHQLLLELSRCL; from the coding sequence ATGAGGCAGAGGACCATAAAGGAGAGTATAGTCTTTGAAGGTGTAGGTCTTCACACGGGAGAGCACTGCAAGATCCTTTTACATCCTGAGAAAGAAAACACAGGGGTGAGGTTTTTGGTGAAGGGTAAATACATACCAGCCCTTTACACTCATGTGGTGAGTACCGATCACTCCACCGATCTAGGTGATGGGAGTAGAGAGGTGAAGACGGTAGAGCACCTTATGGCGGTCCTCTATCTTTTGGGTATAGATAACGTAACTGTGGAGGTTCAGAAGGGTCAGGAAGTGCCAGCCATGGACGGTAGCGGTTTTTACTTCTACAAACATCTCAAAACAGCGGTAGTGGATTTGAATGCCGACAAAAAGGTCCTTTATGTCAAACGGATCATCAGAGTGGACAACTGCTGTGCCAGTGTGTGGGTACAACCTGATGAAGACTTCAGAGCGGTCTACGTAGGTTATTTGGAAGGATTCTTTGATGAGAGAAGTGTGGAGTTTGACGGGAACATCAGAGACATAGTCTTTGCACGTACCTTCTGTTACGACCATCACCTTCCCCTTCTCAGAAGAAAAGGGCTTGCCAGAGGCGGAAGCCTCAAGAACGCCGTCCTCCTAGGAAAGGGTTTTGTGTACAACAGAGAGGGTCTTAGGTCCGAAGACGAGCCCCTCCGCCACAAACTGTTGGATCTTATAGGTGACGTGGCCCTTATAGGGAGAAGGCTGATAGGTAAGGTGGTCTCCGTAAGGGGTGGGCATACCCTAAATCACCAACTACTGCTGGAACTTTCCAGATGCTTATAA
- a CDS encoding 4Fe-4S dicluster domain-containing protein, which yields MPFQRPVMIIDADRCVGCLSCEVACLQEKGLYQTNIRPMKVLRLEGFTDTADSLFLPMNCFHCEVAPCVLACPTSAMRKRQDGIVYLEETRCIGCKACIIACPYGAITFNPDTMKVEKCDYCYRRVDKGLLPSCVSKCVTNCLYFVQVEEPPRERHIIRGYGKDIYRDLFSFAIIESSGGSNG from the coding sequence ATGCCTTTCCAAAGACCTGTTATGATCATAGATGCCGACAGATGTGTGGGATGCCTCTCCTGTGAAGTGGCTTGTCTTCAGGAGAAGGGGCTTTATCAAACTAACATAAGACCTATGAAAGTTCTGAGGCTGGAGGGTTTTACCGACACAGCGGACAGCCTCTTTTTACCTATGAACTGCTTTCACTGCGAGGTGGCTCCCTGTGTGCTGGCCTGTCCTACCAGCGCCATGAGGAAGCGTCAGGACGGTATCGTATATCTGGAAGAAACCCGTTGCATAGGTTGTAAAGCTTGCATAATAGCATGCCCTTATGGAGCAATAACTTTTAATCCGGACACCATGAAGGTGGAAAAATGCGACTACTGTTACAGAAGGGTAGATAAAGGTCTGTTACCTTCATGTGTTTCTAAATGCGTCACCAACTGTCTTTACTTCGTACAGGTAGAAGAACCTCCCAGAGAGCGACATATCATCAGAGGTTACGGCAAAGATATCTACCGTGACCTTTTTTCTTTTGCTATAATAGAATCCTCTGGAGGAAGTAATGGGTGA